From Streptomyces asiaticus, one genomic window encodes:
- a CDS encoding class II 3-deoxy-7-phosphoheptulonate synthase has protein sequence MTVNAETHAGGHTWQSLPAAQQPDWPDRAALRDVIAELESYPPLVFAGECDALRHRLGAVARGEAFLLQGGDCAEAFDGVGADQIRNKLKTLLQMGAVLTYAGSVPVVKVGRIAGQYSKPRSKPTETRDGVTLPTYRGDSVNGFEFTPEARIPDPQRLKRMYQASASTLNLVRAFTTGGYADLRQVHAWNQDFVKSSPSGQRYEALAREIDRALAFMNACGVDPEEFKTVEFFSSHEALILDYETAMTRTDSRTGELYDVSGHMVWIGERTRQLDGAHIEFASKVRNPVGVKLGPTTTPEEALSLIERIDPDREPGRLTFITRMGADKIRDKLPNLVEKVTASGAQVAWVCDPMHGNTFEAASGHKTRRFDDVLDEVKGFFEVHKELGTHPGGIHVELTGDDVTECVGGGDEIFVDDLHQRYETACDPRLNRSQSLDLAFLVAEMYRDQ, from the coding sequence GTGACCGTGAACGCTGAAACCCACGCCGGTGGCCACACCTGGCAGTCTCTTCCCGCGGCGCAGCAGCCCGACTGGCCGGACCGAGCGGCTCTGCGCGATGTGATCGCTGAGCTCGAGTCCTATCCGCCGCTCGTCTTCGCGGGCGAGTGCGACGCGCTGCGGCACCGCCTGGGGGCCGTGGCGCGGGGCGAGGCGTTTCTGCTCCAGGGCGGCGACTGCGCCGAGGCATTCGACGGCGTGGGCGCCGACCAGATCCGCAACAAGCTCAAGACGCTCCTCCAGATGGGCGCCGTGCTGACCTACGCCGGGTCCGTCCCGGTGGTGAAGGTGGGCCGGATCGCCGGGCAGTACAGCAAGCCGCGCTCCAAGCCGACCGAGACCCGGGACGGGGTGACCCTGCCCACCTACCGCGGCGACTCCGTCAACGGGTTCGAGTTCACCCCCGAGGCGCGGATCCCTGACCCGCAGCGGCTGAAGCGGATGTACCAGGCGTCGGCCTCGACGCTGAACCTGGTGCGCGCCTTCACCACCGGCGGCTACGCGGACCTGCGGCAGGTGCACGCCTGGAACCAGGACTTCGTGAAGTCCTCGCCCTCGGGTCAGCGCTACGAGGCGCTGGCGCGCGAGATCGACCGGGCGCTGGCCTTCATGAACGCCTGCGGGGTGGACCCGGAGGAGTTCAAGACGGTCGAGTTCTTCTCCTCGCACGAGGCGCTGATCCTGGACTACGAGACGGCGATGACCCGCACCGACTCGCGCACCGGCGAGCTGTACGACGTCTCCGGCCACATGGTCTGGATCGGCGAGCGCACCCGGCAGCTGGACGGGGCGCATATCGAGTTCGCCTCCAAGGTCCGCAACCCGGTGGGCGTGAAGCTGGGCCCGACGACCACGCCGGAAGAGGCGCTGTCGCTGATCGAGCGGATCGACCCGGACCGCGAGCCGGGCCGGCTGACCTTCATCACCCGGATGGGCGCGGACAAGATCCGCGACAAGCTGCCCAACCTGGTGGAGAAGGTGACCGCCTCGGGTGCGCAGGTCGCCTGGGTCTGCGACCCGATGCACGGCAACACCTTCGAGGCGGCGTCCGGGCACAAGACCCGCCGCTTCGACGATGTGCTGGACGAGGTCAAGGGCTTCTTCGAGGTCCACAAGGAGCTCGGCACCCATCCGGGCGGCATCCATGTGGAGCTGACCGGCGACGATGTCACGGAGTGCGTGGGCGGCGGCGACGAGATCTTCGTCGACGATCTGCACCAGCGCTACGAGACGGCGTGCGACCCGCGGCTCAACCGCAGCCAGTCGCTGGACCTGGCGTTCCTGGTGGCGGAGATGTACCGGGACCAGTAG
- a CDS encoding (2Fe-2S)-binding protein: MYVCSCFGITEQQVRQHAESGACTPRQIAGACKAGTDCGSCVRKIQALLGRGACPRREALDPVVLTTAATAATAASAAASLPEPTAAEAA, encoded by the coding sequence GTGTACGTCTGCTCATGCTTCGGGATCACCGAGCAGCAGGTGCGTCAGCACGCGGAATCTGGCGCGTGCACCCCGCGCCAGATCGCCGGTGCCTGCAAGGCGGGCACGGACTGCGGATCGTGCGTGCGGAAGATCCAGGCGCTGCTGGGCCGCGGTGCGTGCCCCCGGCGCGAGGCGCTGGACCCGGTCGTCCTGACCACGGCCGCGACGGCCGCGACGGCGGCGTCCGCTGCCGCTTCGCTCCCGGAGCCGACGGCGGCCGAGGCGGCCTGA
- the bfr gene encoding bacterioferritin, with translation MQGDPEVLEFLNEQLTGELTAINQYFLHSKMQDNFGWTRLAKYTRSESFDEMKHAEILTDRILLLDGLPNYQRLFHVRVGQTLTEMFQADRQVEIEAIDRLKRGIELMRSKADITSANLFEYILADEELHIDYLDTQLELIEKLGEPLYIAQQIEQPSDNGDNYSGSGKGH, from the coding sequence ATGCAGGGTGACCCCGAGGTCCTCGAGTTCCTCAACGAGCAGCTGACCGGCGAGCTGACCGCGATCAATCAGTACTTTCTGCACTCAAAGATGCAGGACAACTTTGGCTGGACTCGGCTTGCCAAATACACCCGGTCGGAGTCTTTCGACGAGATGAAGCATGCGGAGATCCTCACCGACCGCATCCTTCTTCTGGATGGGCTGCCCAATTACCAGCGGCTCTTCCATGTCCGGGTGGGCCAGACGCTGACCGAGATGTTCCAGGCCGACCGGCAGGTGGAGATCGAGGCGATCGACCGCCTCAAGCGGGGCATCGAGCTGATGCGGTCCAAGGCGGACATCACCTCGGCGAACCTCTTCGAGTACATCCTCGCCGACGAGGAACTCCACATCGACTATCTCGACACCCAGCTGGAGCTGATCGAGAAGCTCGGTGAGCCCCTCTACATCGCCCAGCAGATCGAGCAGCCCAGCGACAACGGCGACAACTACTCCGGGAGCGGCAAGGGTCACTGA
- a CDS encoding sulfite oxidase-like oxidoreductase: MGQSESREGELAKLPPGQRLQRGWPVTHYGPVPKFRPDRWEFRVFGATADGEKHCWTHEEFSALPYSTVVADLHCVTKFSMLDAEWGGVSSLEIVKLAPPAPDVTHVMVWAEYGFSSNLRLSDFMAETTIFATHKDGELLTAEHGFPVRLVVPHLYAWKGPKWVRGVEYMTADRRGFWEERGYHNIGDPWTEKRYSYQEEPGDGPEL; encoded by the coding sequence ATGGGTCAGTCGGAAAGCCGCGAGGGGGAGCTCGCGAAGCTGCCTCCTGGGCAGCGACTGCAGCGCGGTTGGCCGGTTACGCACTATGGGCCGGTCCCCAAGTTCAGGCCGGACCGGTGGGAGTTCCGGGTCTTCGGCGCCACGGCGGACGGCGAAAAACACTGCTGGACGCATGAGGAGTTCTCGGCCCTGCCGTACTCGACGGTCGTGGCCGATCTGCACTGCGTCACCAAATTCAGCATGCTCGACGCCGAATGGGGCGGGGTTTCCTCGCTGGAGATCGTGAAGCTCGCACCGCCGGCGCCCGATGTCACCCATGTGATGGTGTGGGCCGAATACGGGTTCAGCTCGAATCTGCGGCTGTCCGACTTCATGGCGGAGACCACGATTTTCGCCACCCACAAGGACGGCGAGCTGCTCACCGCCGAGCACGGCTTTCCGGTGCGGCTGGTGGTGCCCCATCTGTACGCCTGGAAGGGCCCGAAATGGGTGCGCGGGGTGGAGTACATGACCGCCGACCGCCGCGGCTTCTGGGAGGAGCGCGGCTACCACAACATCGGCGACCCCTGGACGGAGAAGCGCTACTCCTACCAGGAGGAGCCGGGCGACGGCCCGGAGCTCTAG
- a CDS encoding DUF4396 domain-containing protein, producing MRQHEHTQSGPHEHHGHEEHAGATNWSMAAQATLHCLTGCAIGEVVGMAIGTALAWHNVPTMILAIVLAFVFGYSLTMRGVLRAGLDMRSALRVALAADTVSITIMELADNATIVVFPGAMDATLSDVLFWLSLALSFAVAFLVTTPVNKWMIGRGKGHAVVHQYH from the coding sequence ATGCGACAGCATGAGCACACGCAGAGCGGACCTCATGAGCACCATGGCCACGAGGAGCACGCGGGCGCGACCAACTGGTCGATGGCCGCGCAGGCCACCCTGCACTGCCTCACCGGCTGCGCCATCGGCGAGGTCGTGGGCATGGCCATCGGCACGGCCCTGGCCTGGCACAACGTCCCGACGATGATCCTGGCGATCGTGCTCGCCTTCGTCTTCGGCTACTCCCTGACGATGCGGGGCGTGCTGCGGGCGGGGCTCGACATGCGCAGCGCGCTGCGGGTGGCACTGGCGGCCGACACCGTATCGATCACGATCATGGAGCTGGCCGACAACGCGACGATCGTCGTCTTCCCGGGCGCGATGGACGCGACGCTGTCGGACGTTCTCTTCTGGCTCAGCCTGGCCCTGTCGTTCGCGGTGGCGTTCCTGGTCACCACGCCGGTCAACAAGTGGATGATCGGTCGGGGCAAGGGACATGCGGTGGTCCACCAGTACCACTGA
- a CDS encoding deoxyribonuclease IV, translating into MSTHRIRNPIGGHIRVAGGLATVGLAHAADIGAETVQVFVANPRGWATPVGTPAQDEAFRAGCAERSIPVYVHAPYLINFGSHTEATAERSVASLRHSLRRGREIGALGVVVHTGSATGGRPRATAIAQVRERVLPLLDELTRDDDPWLLLEPTAGQGTSLCALVEDLGPYFEALDRHPRLGVCLDTCHVFAAGHDLAAPGGVKQTLDELVAVAGEGRLRLIHANDSKDVVGAHKDRHANIGAGHIGAEPFRELFAHPATDGVPLVIETPGGTEGHAADVARLKELRAGVA; encoded by the coding sequence GTGAGTACGCATCGCATCCGCAACCCCATCGGCGGCCATATCCGGGTGGCCGGCGGCCTGGCCACCGTCGGTCTGGCGCACGCCGCCGACATCGGCGCCGAGACCGTCCAGGTCTTCGTCGCCAATCCGCGCGGCTGGGCCACCCCCGTCGGTACGCCCGCCCAGGACGAGGCGTTCCGCGCCGGCTGCGCCGAGCGGTCGATACCGGTGTACGTCCACGCCCCCTACTTGATCAACTTCGGTTCGCACACCGAGGCCACGGCCGAACGCTCCGTCGCGTCCCTGCGCCATTCGCTCCGGCGCGGCCGGGAGATCGGCGCGCTCGGCGTGGTCGTCCACACCGGCTCGGCGACCGGGGGACGTCCGCGTGCCACCGCGATCGCGCAGGTACGGGAGCGGGTGCTGCCGCTGCTGGACGAGCTGACCCGGGACGACGACCCCTGGCTGCTGCTGGAGCCGACCGCCGGGCAGGGCACCTCGCTGTGCGCGCTGGTGGAGGACCTGGGGCCGTACTTCGAGGCGCTGGACCGGCATCCCCGGCTCGGGGTCTGCCTGGACACCTGCCATGTGTTCGCGGCGGGGCATGACCTCGCCGCCCCGGGCGGTGTGAAGCAGACGCTGGACGAGCTGGTGGCCGTCGCCGGAGAGGGGCGGCTCAGGCTGATCCACGCCAATGACTCCAAGGACGTGGTCGGCGCCCACAAGGACCGGCACGCGAACATCGGCGCCGGGCACATCGGGGCGGAGCCGTTCCGCGAGCTGTTCGCCCACCCCGCGACCGACGGGGTGCCGCTGGTGATCGAGACACCGGGCGGTACGGAGGGGCATGCGGCGGATGTGGCCCGGCTGAAGGAGCTGCGCGCCGGGGTGGCCTGA
- a CDS encoding maleylpyruvate isomerase family mycothiol-dependent enzyme: MTLLSFDRRCSEIVAQTQLLRGAIEGADLTRPVPTCPGWNVGQLLRHLGGTHRWAEELVRTRATEALPDEHFRDLSPYAEEDAAELAPWLVEGAQLLADTLREAGPEARLWTPVPDFGQVAGGRADFYARRFTHETAVHRADAVLALGDEYTLDQEVALDGFDEWLALGSLPMHFEVHPWMRELLGPGRTLHFHATDTAPEVAAEWVVDLTGDAITWRRAHEKAAVAVRGPLTDLLLIIYKRRPARGAGVEILGDEKLLDFWLERVSFG; the protein is encoded by the coding sequence ATGACTCTGCTGAGCTTTGACCGTCGCTGCTCCGAGATCGTCGCGCAGACCCAGCTGCTGCGGGGCGCGATCGAGGGCGCGGATCTGACCCGTCCCGTGCCCACCTGCCCCGGCTGGAACGTCGGGCAGCTGCTGCGCCATCTCGGCGGAACCCATCGGTGGGCCGAGGAGCTGGTGCGCACCCGGGCCACGGAGGCGCTGCCCGATGAGCACTTCCGCGATCTGTCGCCGTACGCGGAGGAGGACGCGGCCGAGCTCGCCCCCTGGCTGGTCGAGGGCGCCCAGCTGCTGGCCGACACGCTGCGCGAGGCGGGGCCCGAGGCGCGGCTGTGGACCCCGGTGCCGGACTTCGGGCAGGTCGCCGGAGGGCGCGCGGACTTCTACGCCCGCCGCTTCACCCATGAGACGGCGGTCCACCGGGCCGACGCGGTCCTGGCCCTCGGCGATGAGTACACCCTCGACCAGGAGGTGGCCCTGGACGGGTTCGACGAGTGGCTGGCGCTCGGCTCGCTGCCGATGCACTTCGAGGTCCACCCCTGGATGCGCGAGCTGCTCGGCCCTGGCCGCACCCTGCACTTCCACGCGACCGACACCGCGCCGGAGGTGGCGGCGGAGTGGGTGGTCGACCTCACCGGCGACGCGATCACCTGGCGGCGGGCGCATGAGAAGGCCGCGGTCGCGGTGCGCGGGCCGCTGACCGACCTGCTGCTGATCATCTACAAGCGGCGCCCGGCCCGCGGCGCGGGCGTGGAGATCCTGGGCGATGAGAAGCTGCTGGACTTCTGGCTGGAGCGGGTCAGCTTCGGGTGA
- the pknB gene encoding Stk1 family PASTA domain-containing Ser/Thr kinase, with product MDTTLQDPLVGQELDGRYRIEARIAVGGMATVYRAVDTRLDRVLALKVMHQSLASDAAFVERFIREAKSVARLAHANVVAVYDQGADGGHVYLAMEYVSGCTLRDVLRGRGALHPRAALDILEPVLAALGAAHRAGFVHRDMKPENVLIGDDGRVKVADFGLVRAVDTNTSASTGSVLGTVSYLAPEQIEHGTADTRADVYACGVVLYEMLTGAKPHGGSTPAQVLYQHLNEDVPPPSALAPGVAPELDALVASATARAVEARPADAVALLGTTRAVRAALTDDQLDAVPPQAKEDHSAGSENRTTVIPRPAAAVDDQDQLNHTSRLELPPEPPRQEGHRRGVGRGRLPRRGIVTIAAAVVLAIALGIGVWYISVGQFTEVPPVLRKTQAEAEKKLHGAGLDVKVVNEFSDVIPKGKVIGSKPGPGERVRDTGTVTIRVSQGRPRAEVPNVVGMPLAEAKRKIADQGLTVGKVTGRFSSETAQGSVLSTSPGPDSVRRPETPVSIVVSKGQPVDVPDVVGDSVDDARSTLEDEGFKVKIAERQVFSEKDKGSVAEQSPSTDGKAAKGDTVTLTISKGVQMVGVPDVTGKNVDDAKAELEDAGFKVDVQKALLFPGDTVQDQSVEGGDKAPKGSTITIRTKGGVF from the coding sequence GTGGATACGACCCTCCAGGACCCCCTCGTCGGGCAGGAGCTCGACGGCCGCTACCGCATCGAGGCGCGGATCGCCGTTGGCGGGATGGCGACGGTCTACCGGGCCGTCGACACCCGGCTGGACCGTGTGCTCGCGCTGAAGGTGATGCATCAGAGCCTCGCCTCCGACGCCGCCTTCGTCGAGCGCTTCATCCGGGAGGCGAAGTCCGTCGCGAGACTCGCGCACGCCAATGTGGTCGCCGTCTACGACCAGGGAGCGGACGGCGGCCATGTCTATCTGGCCATGGAGTACGTCTCCGGCTGCACCCTGCGCGATGTGCTCCGCGGGCGCGGGGCGCTGCATCCGCGCGCCGCGCTGGACATCCTGGAGCCGGTGCTGGCCGCGCTCGGGGCGGCCCACCGCGCCGGTTTCGTCCACCGGGACATGAAGCCCGAGAACGTGCTGATCGGGGACGACGGCCGGGTCAAGGTCGCCGACTTCGGCCTGGTCCGGGCGGTGGACACCAACACCAGCGCCTCCACCGGCAGCGTCCTCGGCACCGTCTCGTATCTCGCGCCCGAGCAGATCGAGCACGGCACGGCCGACACCCGCGCCGATGTCTACGCCTGTGGTGTGGTGCTGTACGAGATGCTGACCGGCGCCAAGCCGCACGGCGGCAGCACCCCGGCGCAGGTCCTCTACCAGCATCTGAACGAGGACGTCCCGCCGCCCTCCGCCCTCGCGCCCGGGGTCGCCCCGGAGCTGGACGCGCTGGTGGCCTCGGCCACCGCGCGCGCCGTCGAGGCGCGCCCCGCCGACGCCGTCGCGCTGCTGGGCACGACCCGGGCGGTGCGGGCCGCGCTGACCGACGACCAGCTGGACGCGGTGCCGCCGCAGGCCAAGGAGGACCACTCGGCCGGGTCCGAGAACCGTACGACGGTGATTCCGCGCCCGGCGGCGGCCGTCGACGACCAGGACCAGCTCAACCACACCAGCCGTCTGGAGCTGCCCCCGGAACCGCCCCGGCAGGAGGGGCACCGCCGGGGCGTCGGCCGGGGCCGGTTGCCGCGCCGCGGGATCGTGACGATCGCCGCCGCGGTGGTGCTGGCGATCGCCCTCGGCATCGGGGTCTGGTACATCAGCGTCGGCCAGTTCACCGAGGTCCCGCCGGTGCTGCGGAAGACCCAGGCGGAGGCCGAGAAGAAGCTGCACGGCGCGGGTCTCGATGTGAAGGTCGTCAACGAGTTCAGCGATGTCATCCCCAAGGGGAAGGTCATCGGCTCCAAGCCCGGCCCGGGCGAGCGCGTCCGCGACACCGGCACCGTGACCATCCGGGTCTCCCAGGGACGCCCGCGGGCCGAGGTGCCCAATGTGGTGGGCATGCCGCTCGCCGAGGCCAAGCGGAAGATCGCGGACCAGGGGCTCACGGTCGGCAAGGTCACCGGCCGCTTCAGCAGTGAGACGGCCCAGGGCTCGGTCCTCTCCACCAGCCCGGGCCCCGACTCGGTGCGCCGCCCCGAGACGCCGGTGTCGATCGTGGTCAGCAAGGGCCAGCCGGTCGACGTCCCGGATGTGGTGGGCGATTCGGTCGACGACGCCCGGTCCACGCTGGAGGACGAGGGCTTCAAGGTGAAGATCGCCGAGCGGCAGGTGTTCTCGGAGAAGGACAAGGGCTCGGTCGCCGAGCAGTCCCCGTCGACGGACGGCAAGGCCGCCAAGGGCGACACGGTGACGCTGACCATCTCCAAGGGCGTGCAGATGGTCGGGGTGCCCGACGTCACGGGGAAGAACGTGGACGACGCCAAGGCGGAGCTGGAGGACGCCGGGTTCAAGGTGGACGTCCAGAAGGCGCTGCTGTTCCCCGGGGACACGGTGCAGGACCAGTCGGTGGAGGGCGGCGACAAGGCGCCCAAGGGCAGCACGATCACGATCAGGACCAAGGGCGGCGTGTTCTGA
- a CDS encoding SRPBCC domain-containing protein, which yields MTVTVDDRIEREVYVPAPIDRVWRVLTTPEHIRAWYAPGGCEIDPHPGGRLRFRWDEHGEFHGMVERAVPDALFRFRLALEPDHAPSDPGEATLVEFALSPEGPGTRLRFAESGIRALAVPDDAKAKHAEYATLSWTSALEELAAIAAASHN from the coding sequence GTGACCGTGACCGTGGACGACCGGATCGAGCGCGAGGTGTACGTACCGGCGCCGATCGACCGGGTGTGGCGGGTGCTGACCACGCCCGAGCACATCCGCGCCTGGTACGCCCCCGGCGGCTGCGAGATCGATCCGCACCCCGGCGGGCGGCTCCGGTTCCGCTGGGACGAGCACGGAGAGTTCCACGGCATGGTCGAGCGGGCGGTTCCGGACGCCCTCTTCCGGTTCCGGCTGGCCCTGGAGCCCGATCACGCCCCCTCGGACCCCGGCGAAGCCACGCTCGTGGAGTTCGCGCTCTCGCCCGAGGGCCCGGGCACCCGGCTGCGGTTCGCGGAGAGCGGTATCCGCGCCCTGGCCGTCCCCGACGACGCCAAGGCCAAGCACGCCGAGTACGCCACGCTGTCCTGGACCTCCGCGCTGGAGGAGCTGGCCGCGATCGCCGCCGCGTCGCACAACTGA
- a CDS encoding thiazole synthase, whose amino-acid sequence MGTGGAPSLEILERSLLASGTELTTVAMRRLDPTVQGSVLSVLNRHGIRPLPNTAGCFTAGEAVLTARLAREALGTDWVKLEVVADERTLLPDPIELLDAAETLVDDGFTVLPYTNDDPILARKLEDIGCAAIMPLGSPIGSGLGIRNPHNFQLITERATVPVILDAGAGTASDAALAMELGCAAVMLASAVTRAQEPELMAGAMRYAVEAGRLAHRAGRIPRRHFAEASSPAEGLAALDPERPAFG is encoded by the coding sequence ATGGGCACGGGCGGCGCGCCCAGTCTGGAGATCCTGGAGCGTTCGCTGCTGGCCTCGGGCACCGAGCTGACGACCGTCGCGATGCGGCGCCTCGATCCGACGGTGCAGGGGTCCGTGCTCTCCGTGCTCAACCGACACGGGATCCGCCCGCTGCCCAACACCGCCGGGTGTTTCACCGCCGGTGAGGCCGTGCTCACCGCCCGCCTCGCCCGGGAGGCGCTGGGCACGGACTGGGTGAAGCTGGAGGTGGTCGCCGACGAGCGCACCCTGCTCCCCGATCCGATCGAGCTGCTGGACGCCGCCGAGACCCTGGTGGACGACGGGTTCACGGTCCTGCCGTACACCAACGACGATCCGATCCTGGCCCGGAAGCTGGAGGACATCGGCTGCGCCGCGATCATGCCGCTCGGCTCCCCGATCGGCTCCGGGCTCGGCATCCGCAATCCGCACAACTTCCAGCTGATCACCGAGCGGGCCACCGTGCCGGTGATCCTGGACGCGGGCGCGGGCACGGCGTCGGACGCCGCGCTGGCCATGGAGCTGGGGTGCGCGGCGGTGATGCTCGCCTCGGCCGTCACCCGGGCCCAGGAGCCGGAGCTGATGGCGGGGGCGATGCGGTACGCGGTGGAGGCGGGCCGGCTGGCCCACCGGGCGGGCCGGATCCCGCGCCGCCACTTCGCCGAGGCGTCGAGCCCGGCGGAGGGCCTGGCCGCCCTTGACCCCGAGCGCCCGGCCTTCGGCTGA
- the thiS gene encoding sulfur carrier protein ThiS → MTVSVNGEPREVPEGTTLDRLVATLTQAPSGVAAAVNETVVPRTQWSATSLGDGDRVEVLTAVQGG, encoded by the coding sequence ATGACCGTCTCCGTCAACGGCGAGCCTCGCGAGGTGCCCGAGGGCACCACGCTCGACCGGCTCGTCGCGACCCTCACCCAGGCGCCCTCGGGTGTCGCCGCCGCCGTCAATGAAACGGTTGTCCCGCGCACCCAGTGGTCCGCGACCTCGCTCGGCGACGGTGATCGCGTCGAGGTCCTCACCGCGGTCCAAGGAGGCTGA
- the thiO gene encoding glycine oxidase ThiO, producing the protein MSTHAPGHDDGPHTSSGPPPGGRYDALVIGGGIIGLVTAWRAAQRGLRTALVDPAPGGGAAWVAAGMLAAVTELHYGEQTLLRLNMASARRYPDFVAELEEAGGQDVGHRASGTLAVAFDADDRAHLRELHTFQQGLGLESEWLTGRECRRLEPMLSPGVHGGLRVAGDHQVDPRRLTAALLTACERAGVAFHRHRAERLLLDGDRATGVELTGGTRLAAERTVLAAGSLSGRLAGVPEDVLPPVRPVKGQVVRLSVPERYAPFLSRTVRAVVRGGPVYLVPRENGELVIGATSEELGWDTTVTAGGVYELLRDAHEVVPGITELPLVETSAGLRPGSPDNAPMLGPTALPGLLLATGHFRNGVLLTPITGDVMAEALTSGELPPEAQPFSPQRFAAPPVAPSPGAPGAAQSPAQEQYT; encoded by the coding sequence GTGTCCACGCACGCACCAGGTCACGACGACGGACCTCACACATCCAGCGGGCCGCCACCCGGCGGACGCTACGACGCCCTCGTCATCGGGGGCGGCATCATCGGGCTGGTCACGGCCTGGCGGGCGGCCCAGCGCGGGCTGCGTACCGCGCTCGTCGACCCGGCGCCCGGCGGCGGAGCCGCCTGGGTCGCGGCCGGGATGCTGGCGGCCGTCACCGAGCTGCACTACGGCGAGCAGACCCTGCTCCGCCTCAACATGGCCTCCGCGCGCCGCTATCCGGACTTCGTGGCCGAGCTCGAGGAGGCCGGCGGCCAGGACGTGGGCCACCGCGCGAGCGGCACGCTCGCCGTCGCGTTCGACGCCGACGACCGCGCCCATCTGCGCGAGCTCCACACCTTCCAGCAGGGACTCGGGCTGGAGTCCGAGTGGCTGACGGGGCGTGAGTGCCGCCGTCTGGAGCCGATGCTCTCGCCGGGCGTACACGGCGGGCTGCGTGTCGCCGGTGACCACCAGGTGGATCCGCGGCGGCTGACGGCGGCGCTGCTCACCGCGTGCGAGCGGGCCGGGGTCGCCTTCCACCGCCACCGCGCGGAGCGGCTGCTGCTGGACGGCGACCGCGCCACCGGGGTCGAGCTGACCGGGGGTACGCGCCTGGCCGCCGAGCGGACCGTACTGGCCGCGGGCAGCCTCAGCGGACGGCTCGCGGGCGTTCCTGAGGACGTCCTGCCGCCCGTACGGCCCGTCAAGGGGCAGGTGGTGCGGCTGTCGGTGCCCGAGCGGTACGCGCCGTTCCTCTCCCGGACCGTACGGGCCGTGGTGCGCGGCGGGCCGGTCTACCTGGTGCCGCGCGAGAACGGCGAGCTGGTCATCGGCGCGACCAGCGAGGAGCTGGGCTGGGACACCACGGTCACCGCGGGCGGGGTGTACGAACTGCTGCGGGACGCCCATGAGGTGGTGCCCGGCATCACCGAACTGCCGCTGGTGGAGACGTCCGCCGGACTGCGCCCCGGCTCCCCCGACAACGCCCCGATGCTCGGCCCGACCGCGCTGCCGGGGCTGTTGCTGGCCACCGGCCACTTCCGCAACGGTGTGCTCCTCACCCCGATCACCGGCGATGTCATGGCCGAGGCCCTCACCAGCGGAGAACTCCCCCCGGAGGCCCAGCCGTTCAGCCCGCAGCGCTTCGCGGCTCCCCCGGTGGCGCCCTCTCCCGGTGCCCCCGGCGCCGCGCAGTCCCCAGCACAGGAGCAGTACACATGA